In Aspergillus nidulans FGSC A4 chromosome II, a single window of DNA contains:
- a CDS encoding mitochondrial 37S ribosomal protein mS29 (transcript_id=CADANIAT00004979): MASSFCSGCLTRLRQGPRAVLPPTTAVSRAAFHTSTALHRAVQKPKVSGHEGPKYRVGAAVKIKKKKPMEKSRPPAVGERKALRKRIILSNPNALEVEGMQELNGETMVDSRLRGQVLALPVPMIDQLRAVQAFKTSQGWSIFRRPGTVLRRETLEMGRLFDNISGEAAGSRTVVKKIITGQRKTGKSVHLLQAMAMGFTKEWVVITVPEARDLVTGTTSYAPLSEEEPNAYVQNAVTAALLSRTVTANQKVLSALHISQHHPALSAVKPGMTLEDLAKLGIQDQANAWPVFKALWAELTATSAVPGLEKNFRPRPPTLVTVDGLDHWMQNSAYRNAKHEPIHAHDFVFVRHFLNLLMPGKGKSTLPNGGALLYATSSSNSPSIYAFDVALKQVAARHAGVDPSSSEFPTPRPYSNPDPRVLEAFNSPKPTAAKEGMLDVQELGGLTKDEARGYLEYFARSGLLRETVSNESASEKWTLAGGGVIGELEKLGRRLRVAA, from the exons ATGGCTTCCTCCTTTTGCTCAGGATGCCTGACGCGGCTTCGCCAGGGACCTCGCGCCGTTTTACCACCAACCACAGCAGTATCTCGAGCGGCATTTCACACATCCACCGCTCTCCACCGGGCAGTTCAGAAACCTAAAGTCTCAGGACATGAGGGTCCCAAATATCGTGTTGGAGCAGCTgtcaagatcaagaagaagaaaccgaTGGAGAAGTCACGCCCCCCCGCCGTCGGAGAGCGCAAAGCCCTCCGCAAGCGGATCATTCTGAGCAACCCGAATGCTCTCGAGGTCGAAGGTATGCAGGAGCTCAACGGCGAAACGATGGTGGATTCGCGTCTTCGTGGCCAAGTCCTCGCCCTTCCCGTGCCGATGATCGATCAATTGCGTGCTGTACAGGCGTTCAAGACCAGTCAGGGTTGGTCGATCTTCCGCCGTCCAGGGACAGTTCTGAGACGGGAGACCTTGGAGATGGGCCGGTTGTTTGATAACATCTCTGGTGAGGCTGCAGGCAGTAGAACTGTTGTGAAGAAGATTATCACCGGACAGAGAAAGACGGGGAAAAGCGTCCATCTGTTACAGGCAATGGCGATGGGATTCACGAAGGAGTGGGTAGTTATTACTGTGCCGGAAG CACGGGATTTAGTTACTGGAACCACTAGCTATGCGCCCCTGTCTGAAGAGGAGCCCAACGCATACGTGCAAAACGCGGTAACGGCAGCGTTGCTATCTCGCACTGTCACTGCTAATCAGAAGGTCCTCTCCGCGCTCCATATTTCTCAACATCACCCTGCTCTTTCAGCGGTTAAGCCCGGCATGACGTTGGAAGACCTTGCGAAACTTGGCATTCAGGACCAGGCGAACGCGTGGCCTGTTTTCAAGGCTCTTTGGGCAGAACTTACAGCAACATCTGCGGTGCCAGGCCTCGAAAAGAACTTCAGACCTCGCCCCCCTACGCTCGTGACCGTTGACGGTCTGGATCACTGGATGCAAAACTCCGCGTACCGCAACGCCAAACACGAGCCTATCCACGCGCACGACTTTGTCTTTGTGCGACACTTCCTGAACCTGTTGATGCCTGGCAAAGGAAAGTCTACCCTTCCCAATGGTGGAGCCCTCCTCTATGCCACGTCTAGCTCCAACAGCCCGTCCATTTACGCCTTCGATGTCGCGCTCAAGCAAGTTGCAGCACGCCACGCTGGAGTAGACCCCTCGTCTTCTGAATTCCCTACTCCGCGACCATATAGCAACCCGGACCCGCGCGTCCTCGAGGCATTCAACTCGCCGAAACCTACAGCTGCTAAGGAGGGTATGCTGGACGTGCAGGAACTTGGTGGGTTGACCAAAGACGAAGCTCGCGGCTACCTGGAATACTTCGCACGCAGCGGTCTACTTCGGGAGACGGTCAGCAACGAATCGGCTAGTGAGAAGTGGACGCTggctggcggcggcgtgATCGGTGAGCTCGAGAAACTGGGCAGGCGGCTGCGGGTGGCTGCATAG